The DNA region AACATTGCTAAAGCGTTTGACGTTGATTGGGGACCAATCACTAATGTCAATTTTTACAACGATTACAGCCAAGTAATGGCGTCTGGTCAAGGGCTTGATGACTCTATCCAGAATGTGACTGGTGTTGCCATCACTGCTGGTAAATTTTATTCTTATGTAGATTGGATTGCCGGTAAAAATATGTGGTTTGTTGATGGCCCAGGCGTTGGTATCAATAATGGTGATACTGCATGGCATTCTCGCTTAAATATCAATATTGGTTTCTATTTCTAACCATTTTTGATCTGAACTAAAGCTACTTGCGTATAGGCATCGATGAATTAATTTATCGATGCCTATTTTTTATCGATGCCTATAAATGTTGATAAAAGGATACATACAAATGATTAAATACTTAACGGCAATTGGTTTATTCGCATGTAGTAGTGTGGGGGCTTTAGCGGCAAATTGTCCTGACTATCTCAATGTTGAAGCGCGCAAATTACACTCCAAAGAAAACATTAATTTATGTGAACTCACCCAAGGCAAAGCCGTATTAATCGTTAATACCGCATCACATTGTGGTTTTACACCTCAATTTGAAGCGCTCGAAGCATTGCATAAACAATATGCCGACAAAGGTTTAGTGGTGATTGGGTTTCCGTCAGATGATTTTTTCCAAGAAGAAAAAGACGAAGCTAAAACGGCTGATGTGTGTTTTATTAATTATGGTGTCACGTTTACCATGGTTGCAACATCACCCGTTAAAGGCAGTGAGGCTAACTCAGTCTTTAAATACTTAGCGGACAAAAGTGCTGCACCAAAATGGAACTTTTATAAGTATCTTGTCTCTGGTGATGGTCAAAGTGTCCAGCAATTTAATTCGCGGGTTAAACCTGAAAGTGATGAGCTGAAAAAAGCGATTGAATCCATTTTATAATTGTTTAATAGTGCGGTTATTTCCTCAATGACTTAACTGAAAAATAACGACTCTAGTTTAAATGAGCATTTACCAGTGCGGGTTAAGTTAATTTGATGATAAAATCGATACCTAGCACTCTTTTTGTTTTAAATGAATGCGATACAATTTTCACTTAATCTCACGAGTAACTCATAGTGAGTTTAATTTATGAATCCATACCAATGACGGAGAAGATACTTTGGCTAGATTTTCAGGGCTAGATAAAGAAACCGGCCACAAAGCTCGTGGCAAAACTGGCATATTATTATTGAATCTAGGGACACCAGATGCGCCAACCAAATCGGCTGTTCGCACCTATTTAGCTGAGTTTTTGGCAGACCCGCGAGTGGTAGAAATTCCAAAATTAGTGTGGATGATTATTCTTCACGGCATTATTTTACGTACTCGCCCTGCTAAATCAGCAGCGCTGTATAAAGAAGTATGGACCGACGAAGGTTCTCCTTTACTGGCTATCAGCAAACGTCAACAAACAAACCTCGCTATGCTGCTGCAAGCACAAGGGCAAGATGCCAGTGTACATTTAGCGATGCGCTATGGTTCACCATCAGTGTCTAGCACGTTGCAAGATATGCATAAACAAGGCATAGACAACTTAGTTGTTTTACCTTTGTATCCGCAGTATGCCGCGCCGACAACCGCGTCTGCATTTGATGCGTTGGCCAAAGAACTAATGAAATGGCGTTATATTCCGGCTCTGCATTTTATCAATACTTATCATGACAACATTGACTATATTGATGCGCTTGCCGCGTCAATTCAAAAAGATTTTGACCAGCACGGTAAGCCACAAAAATTAGTGATCTCTTTTCATGGTATGCCAGAACGTAATTTACATTTAGGCGATCCTTATTACTGCTTCTGCATGAAAACGACTCGCTTGGTGGTAGAGAAATTAGGCTTTAGTGAAGACGACTACGTAGCAACATTCCAGTCTCGCTTTGGTAAGGCAAAATGGTTACAACCTTATACTGACGTCACAATAGGCAGCTTGCCAGAAAAGGGCATTACCGACATTGCCGTTATCTGCCCAGCATTTAGTGCAGATTGTCTCGAAACCTTAGAAGAAATTAAAGGTGAGAACCGCCTAGTGTTTGAACAAGCTGGTGGCAAAAACTTTAGATATATCGAATGTTTAAACGACAATGACGACCACATCAACATGATGGCAAATCTGGTAAAACCTTTTCTTTAAGTAATCTAGGCCGCTTCGCTGCTAGGCCGCTACGCTTCTAGAGCGGACTTTGTCCTGTTAGGGACAGCTTCGCTGATAAGATCCTAGGCTGCTACGCGGCTGGGCTGTTGATCTTATAGAGTCTAGCCGCGTAGCGTCCTCGAGGCCGCAGGCCGTTCTAGTCACTAGGCTTTTAGCTTTATCCTCGCCTCTGCTTTTATGATTTGTTAAACTCAAACAATGTTTTATTGCTAAAGAAATAATATGAGAATAGATCCCAATATCGCATTAGTTTACAGCACTGATAAAGGCCGTATTGATCAACCTAAACCACAAACCGAAATACCCACTGGTGACGGAATCGTGCGGATCCACAAAGATAGTAAAGGTCGAAAAGGCAAGGGCGTGAGTGTCATTAAAGGCCTAGCATTAGATGAAAAAGCCTTAAAAGAGCTCGCGCAGAAATTAAAGAAACAATGTGGTTGTGGTGGTACAGTGAAAGACTTCTGTATTGAAGTGCAAACCGACAATCGCGAACAAATAAAATCCATATTAGAAAAGTTGAATTTCACAGTGAAATTAGCGGGTGGATAATACAAAACGCTAAAGCACTCTTGAGGAGAGCATATGGATAATTTCAAAGACCACTTTTTAATTGCGATGCCATCATTAGATGACACATTTTTTGAACGTGCAGTGATATATATTTGTGAGCATGATAAAAAAGGTGCCATGGGATTAATGGTTAACCGTCCAATCGGCGTAGAGGTTGAAGATCTGCTTGAACAAATGGAGTTATATTTATCGCCAGAATTTTTGTTCTCCTTAGATAGCCAAGTACTCATCGGTGGCCCAGTGGCACCCGAACGAGGCTTTGTGTTGCACACTCCACAACCGCATTGGCTCAATAGCACCGAAATTAGTGAACACACTATGCTAACGTCTTCACGAGATATATTGGCGGCTATCGGTTCGAAAAAATCCCCTGAACATTTTATTGTAGCGCTTGGTTACGCAGGATGGGGTAAAGATCAACTTGAACAAGAAATTGCAGACAATACTTGGTTAACTATTAAAGCCACACCAGAGTTACTTTTCAGCGCTGATCACGAACAAATGTGGCAAGTGGCAACCCAACAACTCGGTTTTGATATATGGCAAATGTCCAGCCAAGTCGGTCATGCTTAAAAATAGGTTGTTTCGCTTCTAGGGCGGACTGCGTCCTGCTAAGATTTTATAGTATCTAGCCGCGAAGCGTCCTAGCAGCGCAGCGCTCTAGGCCGTTGCTTTTAAAGCGTCCTCTAAAGATTAAACAAAGAGATAAACATGCAACACCAAACCGTTTTAGGATTCGACTACGGCACCAAAAGTATTGGCGTCGCGATAGGTCAAGCCATTACTGCTAGTGCGACACCATTATTATCAATTAAAGCGGTTGATGGGATCCCTAATTGGGATGATATCGATAAATTATTAAAAGAATGGCAGCCAGATCTTGTGGTGGTGGGCTTACCGTTAAATATGGACGGAACCGAACAAGAAATGACTCAACGAGCTCGTAAATTTGCTAATCGAATTAATGGTCGTTTTGGTATCAAAATTGCCACTCAAGACGAACGATTAACAACAGCCGATGCCAAAGCTCGCTTATTTGAATTGGGAGGTTTTAAAGCCTTAACTAAAGGTCAAATTGATGCAGTGTCTGCGGTATTAATTATCGAAAGTTATTTTGAAAATCAATTTTAAGACTCTTCTCTGTCGTTACTAGGTTCCGTTTCGCTGCTCACTTGTTTAACAGGTAGAAGGCTGCGTTTCTAGGAACTGCATTGTCATAAGCTTTTATAGAATCTCGTCAAGTCGCTTTCTAGTATCAAGTTTTTGCTACTTCACCACTCTTTACTGTTTTTGTTTATTTATCGCACCAATATGGTGCGATCATTTGTTATCGTTGCACAATCCTCCACCTTTCGCACTAAAGTACTTTTTACTTGACGACTCAACGCCATTAAAATACTTTATACATATCAGTGTCTAAAGACTATTTGTACCATTAAGGTGCAAAGATTTTATGCTTGGCACATATCCTGAATCTATAATTACAAATTTAAAGCGCATAATAAGTGAGAAGTGTTGATTTGACGCACTAACTGTAAGCGAAGCGTTTGTTCTTTCGCATTGTACGCTTTTACTCCGGGTTGATTAAAAGGGCCATGATATGACAACACGACCACTTATCTTCACTGACATAGATGGAACCTTACTTGATCATTTTGACTATAGCTTTAGTCATGCAATTGAAGTGATTGAAGCTCTTAATGAGCGCCAGATACCGATTATTGCCAATACCAGTAAAACCTTTGCAGAAATGACAAAGTTACAACAGACCGTTGGCTTTAACTCACCGTTTATTTCAGAAAATGGTGCCGTGATTTATATTCCGATTGGCTACTTTGCGCAACAGCCAGAAGATACATTTACCCAGGGATATTATTGGGTCAAAGAATTTAGCCAACCACGAGAATATTGGCTTAAACTGTTAAATGAACAAGCCCAAGCATTCAAGAATGATTTTGTTGGTTTCTCATCTTTGTCGGTTGAAGAGCTATGTGAACTCACCGATTTATCCCCCGACAATGCCAAGCTTGCACTTGTTAGACATTATGCAGAACCATTGCTCTGGAAAGGAGATGAAACCAGTAAACAAGCGTTTATAAAGTTGATGACCAGTGTTGGTGCACATACTTTGCAGGGCGGACGTTTTTTACATGTCGGCGGTGATACAGATAAAGGCAAAGCGATGAAATGGCTAGCCGATGTGTATACCAAACAATATGGCACTCCCGTAACCACTGTTGCTCTTGGAGACAGTGGTAATGATAATGCCATGCTCGAAGCCGCTGACATTGCCATACAAATTAAATCACCGACTCATGAATTTCCTACATTAACGACCAACAAAAAAACCATCAAAAGTACTGAATATGGCCCTAAAGGCTGGGCAGAATGTATTAATAAAACGTTACTGTCGTCATCCGTAGAATCACAGAACAACCCACTATCATCAGAAGGGGCGTAACATGGCCGATTTTTATCAAAATGGCATTGTCACTACAATGCATAATTTAACCAGACGTACCCACGAAGAGCTTGAGCAAGATTTAGTTAAGTTTTCAAAAACACGACCTTTAGGGTTAATTTTGCCGTCGTTATATTCAGAGTTAGAAGGCGACGCACTTAAAGATATCGTCAGCAAATTGAAAGAAGTGCCTTATTTAGACGAAATTGTCATCGGACTAGATAGAGCAGATCTTGAACAGTACAAACATGCGCTCAGTTTCTTTGGCGAATTACCGCAACATCATCGAATTTTGTGGAACGATGGCCCACGTTTACAAGCGTTGGATGCAAAACTCCAAGCGTTAGGCTTAGCCCCCAAAGAACTGGGTAAGGGACGAAACGTTTGGTATTGCATGGGCTATATATTGGCTTCTGGTAAAACTGAATCAGTAGCACTGCATGATTGCGATATCGTAACCTATGAAAAATCATTACTCGCCCGTTTACTGTATCCGGTAGCTAATCCACAGTTTAATTATGAATTCAGTAAAGGCTTTTACGCACGTATTTCTAATGGCAAAATTAATGGTCGAGTGTCACGCCTGTTAGTGACCCCCTTGATTAAAGCACTTAAAAAAGTCGTTGGTTATAACGAATACTTAGAGTATATGGACAGTTTTCGTTATCCATTAGCAGGTGAGTTTTCATTCAGACGAGATGTTCTTAACGACTTACGTATCCCAAGTGACTGGGGATTAGAAATCGGTGTATTGTCAGAAATGCAGCGTAACTATGCCCATAATCGTATCTGTCAGGTGGATATTGCCGACAATTACGACCATAAACATCAAGACTTATCTTTAGATAACGAAGATGCTGGTTTATCTAAAATGTCGATTGATATTACTAAAGCATTCTTTCGTAAATTAGCGACTCAAGGTAATACCTTTAGCACCGAATCGTTCCGAACCCTCAAGGCGACTTATTACCGTATTGCCTTAGATTATGTTGAAACCTATCATAACGATGCATTAATGAACGGATTAACCACTGACATTCATTTAGAAGAAAAAGCGGTCGAAATGTTTGCGCAAAATATAGTCACAGCAGGGCAACGCTTTTTAGATAATCCAATGGAAACCCCATTTATGCCAACTTGGAGCCGTGTGGTAAGCGCTATGCCTGACGTACTTGAACAACTAAAAGCTGCAGTTGAAGCTGATAATGCCGAGTTTAGTTAGCCTCAAAATCGATCTAAAGGACACCTTATGTCAGTAATGGACGGCTTGCAGCAAAAGCTGCAGCAACAACTTAGCAGTATTTACAATGATGTCGATCCTGACATAAGCACCACAGCATTAGCTGATCAACTCATCGAAATCATGCGGATCACTGAATATTGCCAAGTACCAGAACCTTTTGCAAATCATTGGTCTGAGAAAGACATTGTTATGATCACTTATGGTGATAGCGTGATCCAACAAGGTGAACGACCACTTACCACGCTAGCACAATTTATCGACAGCTATTTAAGTTGCATCAATGCAGTGCATATTTTGCCCTTCTTCCCTTATAGTTCAGATGACGGATTTGCCGTGATCGACTACTCAAGCGTTAACGAAGGGCTTGGTTCGTGGGCAGACATCAGTGCAATAGCGAGTAAAAAACGATTAATGTCTGATTTAGTGATTAATCATTGTTCCAGTCGGAGTTTATGGTTTCAGAATTTCTGTAAAGGTGAAGGGCTCGGACATGACTACTTCTTTACGGCGGATCCTAATGATGACTTAAGTGCGGTTGTACGCCCCAGAACCTCATCACTTCTGCGGCCAACAGAAACACCTACCGGAACTCAATATGTATGGTGCACCTTTAGTCATGACCAGGTAGATTTTGATTTTCGTAATCCGCAGGTATTAATCGAAATTGTCCGCATTATTCGTCAATATTTAGATGCTGGCGTGAGTATTTTTCGCCTCGATGCAGTGGCTTTTTTATGGAAAATAGTGGGCACTAAGTCAATTAATTTACCACAAACCCATAGTGTCATTCGCTTGTTACGAACACTCATCGAACATAGCCAGCAAGATGCCATTATCATTACCGAAACCAATATACCCAATACCCAAAATTTAACTTATTTTGGTAATGCTAACGAAGCACACTGTATCTATAACTTTTCGCTGCCACCATTGTTGATTAACAGCCTCATTACCGGCAGTTGTTTGTACTTAAAGCGTTGGCTTATGAGTATGCCGCCTGCACAAGATGGCACCACCTACTTTAATTTTATCGCGTCTCACGATGGCGTTGGCTTAAGACCAGTCGAAGGTTTATTAGACGAAGAGGAAATCACCACCCTAGTCGACACGATGAAACAATTTGGCGGTCAAATATCATCAAGAACCACAGAAGAGGGTGAACAAAAACCTTACGAAATGAACATCGCTTTATTTGATGCGCTTCAAGGCACCACTAAAGGCAAAGACCAATGGGGTATGCAACGTTTTGTGTGCGCTCATACCATTATGTTAGCGCTTGAGGGTATTCCAGGTATTTATATTCATAGCTTGCTGGGCACTCGCAACGACTATGAAAAGTTGGCAAACACATCACATAACCGTGCGATTAACCGCCATCGTTGGGAGTTAGAAGAATTAGCCCTGCAACTTAATGATACCAGCAGTGACCATAACCAAGTGTTAACAGCACTCACTGGTTTAATTAATATTCGAACTCAGCAAATTGCATTTCATCCCAATGCAACCCAGTTCACTTTGCATTTGGGTCTACAATTATTTGGCTTTTGGCGTCAAAGTCGTAATCGAAAACAAAGTATCTTTTGTATTAGCAACATATCAGATCAAGTTACCGACTTACCCATTAACGAGCTTAACCTTATTATTGCAGAAAACTGGGTCGATCTATTAACTGGAGAACCCATCGAAGACACCACCCAAACCATGCAACTACAACCCTATCAAACTGTTTGGATTAGCAACTAGTGCGCTACGCTGCTAGGTTCTAGGAGCTCGCAGGCTCACTAGAGAGCTGACTACGTCCGGCTAGGACAGCTTCGCAGCTAAGATAGACTCGCGTATGGCTAGGCTGTTGATTTTATAGCATCTAGCCGCGCAGCGTCCTAGCAGCGAAGCGTTCTAGGCTGTTCGCTTATCACCGCGCGTTATCGATATTTCCGTTTGTTATCGCTTTTATAAAATCTTGTTAACTTGACAATGTCTTTGCTCTCTATAAGCTAATAAATATTAATATATTGCTTTTGGGACCAATATGAAAAAATTACTTATTATCGCGACAGTCTTAATGCTGAGCGCATGCAGTACCTTAAAATCATCTTCAGACTTCGATCCATCGGTATCATTTGACCAATATAAAACCTATTCATGGGTAGTGAACAAAAATGACGTTGCAGGTTATCATTTAGACGGACTGATGGACCAACGTGTTCGCGCTGCTATTGAAAGTCAATTGAGTCAAAAAGGGTTCACTAAAACAGATAAGAAAGACGCAGATTTATTGGTTAATTACATCACTAAAGTTGACAAAAAAATCAATATAGATACCTTTAACACTCACTACGGCTATAACCCATATTATGGTCCTCGTTGGGGATGGGGTGGCAGTCTTCAAACCGAAACGACTGTGCGTGAATACGATGTAGGCACATTAATGGTTGATCTCGTTGACAACAAAACCAGTAAGTTAGTCTGGCGTGGTACTGTTGCAGACACAGTGCGTGAACAAAATACTCCAGAAGAACGCATTCAAAAAATCAATAATGCAATTAGCACCGTCATGATGGATTACCCACCAAAGCCAACTAAGTAGCCTTTAATACAAATCAAGCCTCGATTATCGAGGCTTTTTGCTGCCTTCTAGGTGACTTACGTGTCAAAGTAAACTTTTCAGTTTTCATGATTAACTGAGTGATCTATTTCTTTAGTCTAAAGAGCATAACTCAATACAATCTGGTATCAGTAAGGTTCAAACCGAGCTGAGCACATAAAGGTGTTGATGTCGGTAAGATGACTACTCACCTGAAGCGACTAAATAAGTACTCGTTTATCGACTTTATATAGTAGCTGGAAACAGGTTGAACGCTGTATTTATGGGCATTCAGAGCTAAAAAACCATTCAAATTGGTTGGTATTTTTGTTAATATCCCTAGCCGTGAATGGGATGTCACTTGCTCAGGCTGATGAGCAAATATAAACAAGCGAGTCATAATGAAATCTTGGTATTTACTGTATTGCAAACCACGTCATGAAGTTCGTGCTCAGCAAAACTTGGCTTTGCAAGACGTCGAGAGTTATTTACCGATGATCACCCAGCTAAAAACCGTACGTAATAAAAAGCAAATGGTGACTTCACCTTTGTTTCCTAGTTACCTGTTTATCTATTTTGATCCTCAAATTATTAGCGTAAGCAAAATCCACAATACCCGTGGAGCGAACCGTATAGTGGGTTGTAGAGAAGATATGACTCCCATCGACGACAGAATTATTTCAGCACTTAAAATTCGCATCCAAGAATATGTGCCACAAGAAGAAAAATCGTTAACAAAAGGTGACAAAGTTAAATTTGTCGATGGCCCTTTTAAAGACCTAGAGGCCATATTCGATGAGAATAACCCAGACAAACGCTGCCATGTGTTATTTAACATCATGGGGCAACAGAAGCGCATTTTAGTCGATTTGACTAATTTACAAGCGATATCTAAAAGTGACCAAGTAACGTAAATGGCCAATAAAGCAGAGAATAACGATATTCTTTGTAGGAGATCGACCATCCGTAAAATATCTGTTGATCGTTTAAAGCACTATTTCAAACCGAATTGGTGAGATTTTCATCACTTAAGTTGTATTTTTATTGTTTTGTCACATGCATGAAACGTTTATGCTTTTTTACTCAAGCATTAACGTGGATTTTTAAGTATAATTTCGCGCTTACTTGATGGTGGTTATGTATTTGTGACCATTAAAAACAACAATTTCGCACTGCGAAGGGCATTTTGGAAGCCGTAATCTATGGGCGGTAGCGTGCCTGAAAGGCAAAAGACAGAACAGTTTCTGTCTTTTAGTGAACGCCGAAGGGCGTCTCGCCCGCCACGCGGGTCGGTAGCGTGCCTGTTAATAATTGTCAGGAACAATTATTAACAGCTTTAGCTGGCCCATAGGGGAAAATACAGGACGTATTTTGTAAAGG from Shewanella polaris includes:
- a CDS encoding glutathione peroxidase, coding for MIKYLTAIGLFACSSVGALAANCPDYLNVEARKLHSKENINLCELTQGKAVLIVNTASHCGFTPQFEALEALHKQYADKGLVVIGFPSDDFFQEEKDEAKTADVCFINYGVTFTMVATSPVKGSEANSVFKYLADKSAAPKWNFYKYLVSGDGQSVQQFNSRVKPESDELKKAIESIL
- the hemH gene encoding ferrochelatase; its protein translation is MARFSGLDKETGHKARGKTGILLLNLGTPDAPTKSAVRTYLAEFLADPRVVEIPKLVWMIILHGIILRTRPAKSAALYKEVWTDEGSPLLAISKRQQTNLAMLLQAQGQDASVHLAMRYGSPSVSSTLQDMHKQGIDNLVVLPLYPQYAAPTTASAFDALAKELMKWRYIPALHFINTYHDNIDYIDALAASIQKDFDQHGKPQKLVISFHGMPERNLHLGDPYYCFCMKTTRLVVEKLGFSEDDYVATFQSRFGKAKWLQPYTDVTIGSLPEKGITDIAVICPAFSADCLETLEEIKGENRLVFEQAGGKNFRYIECLNDNDDHINMMANLVKPFL
- the yciH gene encoding stress response translation initiation inhibitor YciH is translated as MRIDPNIALVYSTDKGRIDQPKPQTEIPTGDGIVRIHKDSKGRKGKGVSVIKGLALDEKALKELAQKLKKQCGCGGTVKDFCIEVQTDNREQIKSILEKLNFTVKLAGG
- a CDS encoding YqgE/AlgH family protein, giving the protein MDNFKDHFLIAMPSLDDTFFERAVIYICEHDKKGAMGLMVNRPIGVEVEDLLEQMELYLSPEFLFSLDSQVLIGGPVAPERGFVLHTPQPHWLNSTEISEHTMLTSSRDILAAIGSKKSPEHFIVALGYAGWGKDQLEQEIADNTWLTIKATPELLFSADHEQMWQVATQQLGFDIWQMSSQVGHA
- the ruvX gene encoding Holliday junction resolvase RuvX, whose protein sequence is MQHQTVLGFDYGTKSIGVAIGQAITASATPLLSIKAVDGIPNWDDIDKLLKEWQPDLVVVGLPLNMDGTEQEMTQRARKFANRINGRFGIKIATQDERLTTADAKARLFELGGFKALTKGQIDAVSAVLIIESYFENQF
- a CDS encoding HAD-IIB family hydrolase, whose protein sequence is MTTRPLIFTDIDGTLLDHFDYSFSHAIEVIEALNERQIPIIANTSKTFAEMTKLQQTVGFNSPFISENGAVIYIPIGYFAQQPEDTFTQGYYWVKEFSQPREYWLKLLNEQAQAFKNDFVGFSSLSVEELCELTDLSPDNAKLALVRHYAEPLLWKGDETSKQAFIKLMTSVGAHTLQGGRFLHVGGDTDKGKAMKWLADVYTKQYGTPVTTVALGDSGNDNAMLEAADIAIQIKSPTHEFPTLTTNKKTIKSTEYGPKGWAECINKTLLSSSVESQNNPLSSEGA
- a CDS encoding glycosyl transferase, whose translation is MADFYQNGIVTTMHNLTRRTHEELEQDLVKFSKTRPLGLILPSLYSELEGDALKDIVSKLKEVPYLDEIVIGLDRADLEQYKHALSFFGELPQHHRILWNDGPRLQALDAKLQALGLAPKELGKGRNVWYCMGYILASGKTESVALHDCDIVTYEKSLLARLLYPVANPQFNYEFSKGFYARISNGKINGRVSRLLVTPLIKALKKVVGYNEYLEYMDSFRYPLAGEFSFRRDVLNDLRIPSDWGLEIGVLSEMQRNYAHNRICQVDIADNYDHKHQDLSLDNEDAGLSKMSIDITKAFFRKLATQGNTFSTESFRTLKATYYRIALDYVETYHNDALMNGLTTDIHLEEKAVEMFAQNIVTAGQRFLDNPMETPFMPTWSRVVSAMPDVLEQLKAAVEADNAEFS
- a CDS encoding sugar phosphorylase, with translation MSVMDGLQQKLQQQLSSIYNDVDPDISTTALADQLIEIMRITEYCQVPEPFANHWSEKDIVMITYGDSVIQQGERPLTTLAQFIDSYLSCINAVHILPFFPYSSDDGFAVIDYSSVNEGLGSWADISAIASKKRLMSDLVINHCSSRSLWFQNFCKGEGLGHDYFFTADPNDDLSAVVRPRTSSLLRPTETPTGTQYVWCTFSHDQVDFDFRNPQVLIEIVRIIRQYLDAGVSIFRLDAVAFLWKIVGTKSINLPQTHSVIRLLRTLIEHSQQDAIIITETNIPNTQNLTYFGNANEAHCIYNFSLPPLLINSLITGSCLYLKRWLMSMPPAQDGTTYFNFIASHDGVGLRPVEGLLDEEEITTLVDTMKQFGGQISSRTTEEGEQKPYEMNIALFDALQGTTKGKDQWGMQRFVCAHTIMLALEGIPGIYIHSLLGTRNDYEKLANTSHNRAINRHRWELEELALQLNDTSSDHNQVLTALTGLINIRTQQIAFHPNATQFTLHLGLQLFGFWRQSRNRKQSIFCISNISDQVTDLPINELNLIIAENWVDLLTGEPIEDTTQTMQLQPYQTVWISN
- a CDS encoding DUF4136 domain-containing protein, whose protein sequence is MKKLLIIATVLMLSACSTLKSSSDFDPSVSFDQYKTYSWVVNKNDVAGYHLDGLMDQRVRAAIESQLSQKGFTKTDKKDADLLVNYITKVDKKINIDTFNTHYGYNPYYGPRWGWGGSLQTETTVREYDVGTLMVDLVDNKTSKLVWRGTVADTVREQNTPEERIQKINNAISTVMMDYPPKPTK
- the rfaH gene encoding transcription/translation regulatory transformer protein RfaH, translating into MKSWYLLYCKPRHEVRAQQNLALQDVESYLPMITQLKTVRNKKQMVTSPLFPSYLFIYFDPQIISVSKIHNTRGANRIVGCREDMTPIDDRIISALKIRIQEYVPQEEKSLTKGDKVKFVDGPFKDLEAIFDENNPDKRCHVLFNIMGQQKRILVDLTNLQAISKSDQVT